A single window of Ictalurus furcatus strain D&B chromosome 3, Billie_1.0, whole genome shotgun sequence DNA harbors:
- the asb5b gene encoding ankyrin repeat and SOCS box protein 5b isoform X2: MSYSYQWLDVPWGDGDMGSWADRSPLHEAASQGRLLALKTLLSQGYNANLVTIDHVTPLHEACLGDHVACARALIEAGANVNATTIDGVTPLFNACSAGSATCTEVLLEHGANPQPEPCQPSPIHEASSKGRTACVDALISWGADVDYDIPHLGTPLYIACASRELQCTQKLLDGGANVQKGRFLDTPLHAAAQKDCPEIVKVLLEFGANINARNLELQRAVETAPPSSLAERVLLHYEVTPRSLSELCRLCIREYLGRTRLHLIPHLRLPPLLHRFLQHR, translated from the exons ATGTCGTACTCGTATCAGTGGCTAGACGTGCCGTGGGGAGACGGAGACATGG gcTCATGGGCGGACCGATCTCCACTCCATGAAGCGGCAAGCCAGGGACGCCTTCTGGCCCTGAAAACCCTGCtctcacag GGTTACAACGCAAACCTCGTCACCATCGATCATGTGACTCCACTGCACGAGGCGTGTCTGGGCGATCACGTGGCGTGTGCCAGGGCGCTCATCGAGGCCGGAGCTAAT gtGAACGCTACTACCATTGATGGTGTAACCCCTTTGTTTAACGCCTGTTCTGCGGGCAGTGCGACATGTACAGAGGTTCTGCTGGAGCACGGTGCTAACCCACAGCCCGAGCCGTGCCAACCCTCACCGATCCACGAGGCCAGCAGCAAAG GAAGGACGGCGTGTGTGGACGCCCTGATATCATGGGGGGCAGATGTGGATTACGACATTCCTCACTTAGGAACACCGCTTTACATCGCCTGCGCCTCCCGAGAGCTACAGTGCACACAGAAGCTTCTAGATGGAG GTGCGAACGTACAGAAGGGGCGTTTCCTGGACACGCCGCTTCACGCCGCCGCGCAGAAAGACTGCCCCGAGATCGTCAAAGTGCTGCTGGAGTTTGGCGCCAACATCAACGCTCGAAACCTGGAGCTGCAGAGAGCAGTGGAGACGGCGCCCCCTAGCAGCCTGGCAGAACGCGTGTTACTGCACTACGAAG ttactCCGCGCTCTCTGAGTGAGCTGTGCAGGTTATGCATCAGAGAGTATCTGGGACGCACGAGGCTTCATCTCATCCCTCATCTCAGACTGCCACCTCTGCTCCACAGATTCCTGCAGCACAGATAg